The Lasioglossum baleicum chromosome 10, iyLasBale1, whole genome shotgun sequence genome contains the following window.
GACTAGGAAGACACGGGAAATTTTATGATATAACCAAAGTAGACACTACTATCAGGGAAATCGATAAAGAtcttttgtaaaaatatttttaacttggttaccagactgcggactttatgcgaGGATGTTTAATGCATTTAAAAACACTGTCGTACTATTTCCAACCGTgtacaaatccgcagtctgataattACTATTGACTGATGCGTCGACGACCCTATATTATAATGATTGTACATAGAAGTATATATATAAAGATCGAGAATATATTTCAAGTAGTCTTACAAATTTATTGTAACTAGTTCGCAGCTTTATTTCTGTTATGGTTCTTCTTTAATGTAGATTTAACGGATGAGCTGTTCTTCTGCGTGATTTGGGATTTCATTATTATGTCGGTGCATCTTTTCGCAGCCTTTCCCTTTATAAGTGGTACAACGTTTATGATTGTACCGTTCGCGTCCCCtgtgaataatatatttttaagttAAACGGTGTTTCGAATAAGGATTTTGTGTACTTACGTTCAAAGATCACTATGAGATAAGTTAAATCTATTTGGAAAATGTTCAAACCAGACGCGTGAGGCTCGTAGAACGACACGTTTTTCAGATGGCAATGCTCTTCGTCGCATAAGTCGAATTCGTCTGTAAATGTTCACAATATATTGTCACTagacggatttgatgcatttatgacaaaaatgggtaggtagTGTTCTCTCTGTCACGCCAGTTTGTTTCAATTCAGGTGGAGAATCTTTATTTTGAAAGAAGAATGTTTAGACTCTTTAGAATTTACCCGTTTCATTCAATCCCACAGCGCTTCTAATGTAATTTAGTATCAGTTTCAGCGGACAGTTGATGTTCACCAAGAGGACGTGTTCAATCTCATCGATTCCTGGGTATTCCCACGATATATAGATATATCTCATTTTCAAGGATTGTATGGcaacaaatataatattaaattgcagaatACATAATTTAATGCAGAATGTATTCAATGCATAAATTACCTGCGTATTTGATGGTGATGATCGATGTCATAGCTCAAATCCTGTGGTACATGAATAGTCTAACTGTAAGTTTACGTAATGGAGCTTACTGCTAGTTTAGCAGGCAATATTGCAAATTAATAACTAGGAGGTTGAAGGAATTTGAGTCGATGTTCCATTGTTGCCTGGAAATTTCATTACTGTTGTTTTGTCTGACATTTTCCAGATTCGAGTGAAGAAGAACCCGCTGTCCGTCTCGTCACGGCCAGGATACACGCAGGATGCACGCAGTGTGTGCAGGTTTTCGGACGGATTTGCGCAGGACGGTCGCCGGTACATTCATCGCGCTGGAATTCCGAATAATTGTGGAATTTCATATTCAAGTTGAACAACAACGACCGTCCACGGGACTTAATTGGCGAAAGTAATGCGAGCCGGCCAACCACCGTCAAGCCAGTTGAAGCTGTGTGACGAAACGAGTGCAGGTGGCGGTGCATTGTTGCGCAATCGTTTCGTACATatccctctcctctcctcctcctcctcctcctcctcctcgttgCAACCAGGAGTCAGGACGAGAGTGTTCCCTTCGTAACAACCATAAGCCGTCCCCACCAGGTCAGCCTTCCTCCCTGCTCGACCTGGTGAATGTTGCGCGCCCGCAAATCTCCGCGATCAACGCTCGCCGttcttttctttcgtttcttccTTCGGTCTTACCTTTCCCAAGGACTCTGCTCCTGACTTTTTGCCTCTCTTTCGGCTGCTGTGCAACCTCGTTTAGAAAAcatgtctccctctctctctctagccgAAAATCGAGCTAAGCATCTCAGAGGGGGCTTCCCTAAGGACTCCTTCGTCCAAAGTCAATCAGGATCTCTTAGGCGAGTCATGCTCCATAATCAAGCTGGTTAGCGAAAGGTCTTTCGGTCTCGAACCTAAAAATCCTTTACACTCGGAACTAGTTTAACTCGATAATACCATTCTATAtgcttttattcattttatttcattatatgaaattgatatagtacctcgtacaatacttaaacgttTTGTAATTGATTggacaccaacatatttaataatgtaagaaGTTAACACGGATTTCCAAAGTTAAAAAACGCACGTACCACAatctctctctatttttccctcATTCTGCAATATTTCAAGTTTAATCGAAAAAGAAAATCGTCGCTCTGTCTCATTTCAGCGTGTTTAACGAAGTCACCGTTTTCAACGATCTCCAGCGCGTGGCCAAGTATAATTTCTGAAGTAACGCTCGAACATTACAGAGATCGGGCGAGACCAGGAAGAACAATGATGCAGAAGATAAAAGGGCGGTTCCCAGGATCCTCTTACACGTGGCATTTTAAAGAAAGATGCCTTTCGGAGCCTTTCACGTATCGTGCCGCTCGATCCCGGGTTATTGTTGCCAGTATACCAGCGAAAGCATACGGTTCTTCCTTTCCTCGGACGAAAGTAAAGCATGACTAATTACGAAAAGAAAACTCTTCCTTTGCTTCTAATATGGCACGGCTTGTTATTCAATCAATCTTTTTGTGCCCGCATAGTTCGCGAGACGGAAGTACGCGCGTTCCGCGACCTGGAATATTTTGAAGTTCAGTAGAAAGGGAAGTTCACGACCGGACCTAGTATTGATCGATTGTACTTGTTGCAGACTTTACAATGGTGTCTATCACgtagaaaataaacaattaattgTAAGACACGGCGGGGAGGTACATAGAAATTTCTCTATTTTCTTGATAACTTtattatactaattttcttaTAACTTTACATTATGTATATATTTCTTTGtatgatattttatattacaGCGCTAGCCGGTATCTCGTTTCGTGGACTCTACGACTAACAAATAGACGTTAAATTATTTGTCGTTTACCGTGAAACGCAGTCGTGTCCGAAGATCGTCTCATTACACTGGGAATCCCTGAGCCACTCGATAGCGATAGTAAGAAATTTTACAGTACGTCTGTCGGGCACTTCAGTCGGTTCCACCGGACATAACACTACAGTAAACATTTTACAGCGTTGGAATTGTTAGAGATATGTTCAACATTGTTACATCTCGATACGTACGTGTGTATGTATACAGTGGATGTAGAAAGTGTTCGTAAGAAACGAGTATtcgtaaaaacgaataacttttccaaaattggaaattatagtTTACGTGCACAAAGttccatcgaaatcgatcaacgtTGTTATGAGTaaactgaggatctttatgtattcataggaaaatcgagtagataaaattcaaaatcgttggaaaattaaatatcaaaatcattaagggaagaagtaacgTTCAAGTtggtttctgtttcttgcaatcgatgcagacaattttcattttgcataaagatccgcggtctatttacgagatataattgattgaaaacagtaaaaattttaaaaatctgcgATTTATCTCCTTCCTTactagtccagtcggcaggtcgaaaaaaggcgtctacctggaaagtattccgaacttaatgaaattttgacacgtcatttaggggtactctggggtgtcgaatctcagttttcgatctcgaggaccctgtgctaacttggggagggggaaaaaaccacgatttttattaccttgttttggtttttcgtctATTACTCAAGAGTGGGTCCTcagaatttttgtttttcatttttggaatgAGCATTaaacctggcgactggactatactTAGATTCGCGAAGTAcatgtttgaaattttcgttacagCATGCGAAAAAGTTGCAAGGTGTTTCCCGGGGACTTATGGCCGAACGAGACGACGATGGCGCCAGGGAAACTGATCCCTAGCAATTTTCATACGGGTTGGGCTAAGCGTAAAAACGGCGGGACACTTCTGGCTCCTCCTTTGTACGGTGCAACGTGTGCCTGTCCATTCCCGTAGCCCGTGCCGATGTTATCTGCATGCCACTTAACCATTACGTTTTACGAGGTGGATGGACGTAAAGTACCGCTGCCCCCACCCCTCTCGGCGACCGAGCCGATCGTCCAGCAACAGGTTACGTGGCCGTCTTCGCTCCCATCCTGAACGAACAAGGAAAATATTTTCCCTTCAGCCTGTCGTGGGGGCAAAACAGGATCGGCATCCTGGTGTATCCCCCGTGAAATTTACCGCAGCCGTTCTAGCATTCGAATGTCCTACCCAGGATCGACAAGCCGCTCCTATGACACTGTAAACTGACGTTACCCGCGAATTTATGTCTTTCCTTCGGTCCTCGCGTCGATAACCGCCGCCTCTTTAAACCGGGGAACTGCCTAAGCTAGGGTCAGACATCCTCCTTGATTGCACAGCCTAGCGAATCGTTCTGCGCCATGCTTCTGCGATAGCAGGTCgattgtaaacattttttcaccGTTTTTATTATATCTAGCGTTTGCAATCCCGCGCCATTTTCCAGTATTTCTCCAGACTCCTACTTACACGATCTTCGAAGAAATTTGACGATATTTAACTCGtcgtaatttcgtaaaaaataatcGTACACCGATAAACTTTGGCTCGTTTTGAAGCTTGAACATTCTGCTTTCGTACCCCTTCGTTCTTTTTCCTCGAGGATATTTTTTACTCGATGTAGCGGACGAGAAACTCATGATCCCTTTTTCTCAAAACATGCTGCAACTTCAAACGTCTACAGAAACGTTGAAAAATCTTTTCCCGGAATTAATCTAAcatggatttgaagattgaaccttcctctttacaacgagatCTTAAAAGTTGGTCTACGATCTTTTTCACCGTTTTATGGAACAAAAACGAGGAACTAGTTGAAACAGTGTAGTACATAGATAGTTCGCAGTAAACCATCCGTTCAAAGGCCAATAACTCGgctaaaaaaaatcgtacatcaatttttatggGCACGTTTTAAACAGGAAGCTTTAAGCTTTAAATTTATGATGGATTCGTCcccggaaatttttttttatgtttctaCAGATGTTTCAATTCGTAGcattttcgaggaaatcgaTTTCAGTATAAGATTTTGAATGAAAAACCGTGTTTTGCCGGGAATTTGAATTTTTGCGTGTAGGATCATTGAGAATTCAGCAGCACGGTGTAACGCGTGgcaagaaaattgtaaaaacagCTTCGAGCACGCTCCGCATTTATTCCCGGGGCGGATTTAAGCTGAACTTTATCCCCGTTGCGTGGGCTTAACGTGGTACACCAGCGAAATTCGCGTTCCACGATGGAAGCCGGCGATTTTCATTCGCCGATACACGACTATCGAGCGTGGAACGCTGTTATTGTATCGCCTGTCGTGTCCCTTCGCTGTGAAATCATGCTGGAAACACTCTGCACAACGAACGCGCCGGCAGAAGATCATTTTCGTGCAGATTTCATACGCGGCGAACGAGCTGCCATTTccgggacgccgcgccgcgagtaTAAAATGGCTATTGAACGACGCTGCGGAATGCAAACATATAACATAAATTGATGtcagaaatattattattgaGGGGGAGCAATCGAAACGATTTAATCCATaatgaaattgtttaatgtTTCCACAGAGATTTCAATTCGTTGCGTTTCCCAGGAAAAATAGGTCCTCAGTTTTTGAACTGTTACATCGCGTAAAAACATCTTCGAGAAAAATAAGCAACGGGGTGCGGAAGTAGAATGttcaagctttaaaacgagCCAAAGTTGATCATTGTACGATAATTTTTTACGAAGTTACAACAGGTCGAACGTCGTCAATTTCTCCGGAAATCAGAAAATTTATGTTCGTGtacttttcttaaattttcatattttttattgcaggGAGGAGCATATCTACGATgtaaaaaaagaagaacgaGGCCACGCATTTCCTGTATACAGAGCGCGCATCCAGCTGCACGGTCTGTTCGCATAAACATTGCGCGCGGCTTGCATTCTATTCCGGAAAAGCGAGGTCCTTGAACTCGATTCCTGGCTGGATCTCGAGCTACCTGCTCGCGGACTCGTCCTTTATCCTGCGGCTGTATGTAAAGCGCGTCTTTCACGCACAGgccacgcacacacacacatgcgaaCGTGTGCGAGTACTCCGCGCGGATAATATAAACGGGGCGTGGCTTTCGGACGAGTAGATTTTCCATGAAAGTTCGTCAACGAGAACTTCGATTTGCatgaaattgaatttcgaaaactGGCCACTGTACACGCGACAACGGTGCAATTGTTCGACATCGAGCGAAGCGTCCGCTTATGAAAGCCAATCTGAGCCTTTCCTTTCGAACACGATCGACGCCGAACAATTTTGATTGAttgttgacaatttttattgccaTTCAGAGCCGTATTCCTACTGGATAGACGCAGGGAGAATCGAAGCGTGAATTTCACGATAGCGATTATGAATAGAACATTACCGTGCTTGACGTTCAAATGGCAATCGATCGATACTCATTCAGGCATTGCACTGGTTCAGGAGGTTACATGTGTACATGCACGATATCGTTCGACGTTCCGTCACAAAAGAGTCGACGGTGTTAGGAATCGATCGAGAGGATTTCGTTCATATAAAAGTCTCATAGTGTTAATCATTAATTTAATCTCCTCCTGGGGTGATCTGTCCAATGAATGAACAGTTACGGTATGGACAGTTACGAATTATAGAGAAAAGTAATGCAGTTATGTATAAATCCGGAGCTAAAAATGTGGAGGaactacagggtgacaagaaataacggagttaaacatttcttattataattctgtcaaatcgacgaattttgaaaaaccaaatgataacaaccataacatagacctttagtattcatatatttaagaagtgtcgaagtggccaccctttgagccgattcagaggctcaaacgtgttttgaaattttcggctatggaccgcagctcttctggcgtcattcggtcccacaccgggcgcagagattttttcagcgactcgaaacttttatggggctgagcacaggccctggcctccaacatcgaccaaacgctggagttcatagagttgagatattttccaggtttcatcacatctgtggaatggccgccgtactcaccgaatctcaacccgatggactacagcgtgtggtcgatttcggaggccagggcctgtgctcggccccataaaaatttggagtcattgaaaaaatctctgtaccaggagtgggaccgaatgacgccagaagagctgcggccatagccgaaaatttctagacacgtttgagcctctgtatcggcgcaaaggctggccatttcgaaacttcttaaatatatgaatactaattttttaatactaagtttttcaaaattcgtcgatttgacagaattataataagaaatgattaactccgttatttcttgtcaccctgtaaattGAAATTTCTATCAATTTCTGGAATATAAGAATTACAGAAGAAAGAGTAGTCCTACTTCGTTCGCGTTAAAATTTATACAGTGGGTCTACATTGCAACCGCAAATGTCTTAACGCAATTTTTCGCGTTTTGACAAGTGTTTTTCAAGTTTTTCGCCAGCGTGTATCTCTCGCGGGAGCGTGGCACGTCATCTTCGAGATCGGTCGAACCTTTTCCCGGTTGCTCAATCCGGCCGGCCGGTAATGAGCTGGCAGAAAAGTTCTGAGCGATATCGCAAGAATAATGGATAATTGCTGGTTTCGTTGCTGGGGCAAGGGAAGACTAGCTGATTACGAAACCGTGCCGCGCGTAACGAGTCAAAATCGCTGCTGGTAACACAATCGGGAACAAGATCGCAATGTGAGCGAGaaaattcttcttttttctaCCATTCGAGAAGATttcattttgaataaaaatattcatcTGTTTCAGAATTCCATTTTTCCCGAACTCTGTGCGATGCTAGTTCAacttaaaacatttttcaagcGTTCCACTTGGTCTAATCTAGCCAGGAACAATTTCTTCGAACACAAACACCGCTGGATATTCGCCTTATCGAATAATTTCGATCGTATCGGGCAGGTAAATACCCTGTTCCGTGATTGCGAGCTGCAAACTAGTTCGCGAGAGAGCCTAGCGCAGAGGCTGGGTAGACGCTACCGTGAGAAAAACGAGCGAGCCAGGAGCTGGGGGAAAAAGAGACGGTGAAGGTGAAGGAAGCAAAAGTAAAAGCGGCCGGTGAATCTCGAGTGGAATCGAACGATAGAGTCTGCGCGGTGCGCTGGTCAGGAAAGGAAAGAGCGATGTCCCAACAAAAGTTGGAAACCGGCTTAACTGCACCGAGCGCCCTCGGTGCATACGTAGCCGTGCACTCTCTCGTTATCTAATGCGTATCGCTTTGCTGGCCGACCCTCGGCGAAGCCACCGCAAGGGCTCGACGATTTATCACGGCAGAACAAACTGAGAAGATACTCCTACTCCTCTTCGTAACTGTCGCGGACATCTCTGCCGTAACTGTTCGGACTTTATCCCCACCACTAAACAAAACAGATCAAAACAGAGGGGATTGTTcatctctaccgtaactgttcATATTTTATAGCGCAGGCGTGAACTTAATATTATTGTCAGCGGAACCAGCAAGCGGCATTGTTCCTAACAAATGATTCTCTTCGTAATGGAACGTGAGAAGAGTGGTTCCACGGAGAGTCTCGTAGTTCCTGCAAACGA
Protein-coding sequences here:
- the LOC143212754 gene encoding uncharacterized protein CXorf65 homolog isoform X2, with protein sequence MTSIITIKYAGIDEIEHVLLVNINCPLKLILNYIRSAVGLNETDEFDLCDEEHCHLKNVSFYEPHASGLNIFQIDLTYLIVIFERDANGTIINVVPLIKGKAAKRCTDIIMKSQITQKNSSSVKSTLKKNHNRNKAAN
- the LOC143212754 gene encoding uncharacterized protein CXorf65 homolog isoform X1, producing the protein MRYIYISWEYPGIDEIEHVLLVNINCPLKLILNYIRSAVGLNETDEFDLCDEEHCHLKNVSFYEPHASGLNIFQIDLTYLIVIFERDANGTIINVVPLIKGKAAKRCTDIIMKSQITQKNSSSVKSTLKKNHNRNKAAN